From the genome of Mesorhizobium japonicum MAFF 303099, one region includes:
- the cobU gene encoding bifunctional adenosylcobinamide kinase/adenosylcobinamide-phosphate guanylyltransferase, producing the protein MPDRNKLTFIIGGARSGKSAHAEILVTALPSPWTYIATAQAYDDEMRERIALHRSRRGEGWTTIDAPLDLAGALEALPDNQPVLVDCLTLWLTNHMLADHDVAAACRRLADVLSRPRGPWFVVSNEVGQGIVPDNALARRFRDDAGRLNQQVAAIADTVLLMVAGLPLKVR; encoded by the coding sequence TTGCCTGATCGCAACAAGCTGACCTTCATCATCGGCGGTGCGCGCTCCGGCAAGAGCGCGCATGCCGAAATCCTGGTGACGGCGTTGCCGTCGCCATGGACCTATATCGCTACCGCGCAAGCCTATGACGACGAGATGCGTGAGCGCATCGCGCTGCACCGCTCGCGGCGCGGCGAGGGCTGGACGACCATCGACGCGCCGCTCGACCTTGCCGGCGCGCTCGAGGCATTGCCCGACAACCAGCCGGTGCTTGTCGACTGCCTGACGCTGTGGCTGACCAATCACATGCTGGCCGATCACGACGTCGCAGCCGCGTGCCGGCGGCTGGCGGATGTGCTGTCACGACCACGCGGACCCTGGTTCGTGGTCTCCAACGAAGTCGGGCAAGGGATCGTGCCGGACAATGCCTTGGCGCGCCGGTTTCGCGATGACGCCGGCCGGCTCAACCAGCAGGTCGCGGCGATCGCCGATACGGTGCTGCTGATGGTGGCGGGGCTGCCGCTCAAGGTGAGGTGA
- a CDS encoding CbtA family protein, producing the protein MNLFRNVVFIAAIAGLVAGVVLACMQAYATVPLILKAEVYEQAEGGHSHDHAAAPATPTGAASGTAMSSAPPAANSMSAATPAPAVAAAPAEDEGWAPADGFERFAFNVVSNVVTGIGFALILVAVSEFAGGIGNWRQGVFWGLAGFAVFTLAPGLGLPPELPAMPAADLTQRQIWWVATVIATAIGLGLIAFRKSLPLAILAVALIVAPHIVGAPQPDSFETPIPEGLHHQFVVAVTLTNLVFWLVLGAVVGVVRGRFTGTATSLRDSFA; encoded by the coding sequence ATGAATCTGTTTCGCAACGTCGTGTTCATCGCGGCGATCGCAGGGCTCGTGGCCGGCGTTGTCCTTGCCTGCATGCAGGCCTATGCCACCGTACCACTGATCCTCAAGGCGGAAGTCTACGAACAGGCCGAAGGCGGCCATAGCCATGACCATGCCGCCGCACCCGCGACGCCAACCGGGGCCGCCAGCGGCACCGCGATGAGTTCGGCCCCACCGGCGGCAAATTCGATGAGCGCCGCCACCCCGGCTCCGGCCGTAGCCGCCGCTCCGGCCGAAGACGAGGGCTGGGCACCGGCCGACGGCTTCGAGCGCTTTGCCTTCAACGTCGTGTCCAATGTCGTCACCGGCATCGGCTTCGCGCTGATCCTGGTCGCGGTTTCGGAATTCGCCGGCGGTATCGGCAATTGGCGCCAGGGCGTCTTCTGGGGCCTGGCCGGCTTTGCCGTCTTCACATTGGCGCCCGGTCTCGGCCTGCCGCCGGAACTGCCCGCCATGCCTGCCGCCGACCTGACGCAGCGCCAGATCTGGTGGGTGGCGACCGTGATCGCGACCGCCATCGGGCTCGGCCTGATCGCGTTCCGCAAGTCGCTGCCGCTGGCCATTCTTGCCGTGGCGCTGATCGTTGCTCCGCACATTGTGGGTGCGCCGCAGCCCGACAGCTTCGAGACGCCGATCCCGGAAGGTCTGCACCACCAGTTCGTGGTGGCGGTGACGCTGACCAATCTGGTGTTCTGGCTGGTGCTCGGCGCCGTCGTCGGCGTGGTGCGCGGACGCTTTACCGGCACGGCGACCAGCCTGCGCGACAGCTTTGCCTGA
- a CDS encoding CbtB domain-containing protein: protein MNTASISLGTSVSSQSRFMQLALAALLGTFIIGFVGFSHIDAVHNAGHDNRHSMAFPCH, encoded by the coding sequence ATGAATACCGCTTCCATCTCCCTCGGCACCTCCGTCTCCTCGCAGTCGCGCTTCATGCAGCTGGCGCTTGCCGCACTGCTCGGCACGTTCATCATCGGCTTTGTCGGCTTCTCGCATATCGATGCTGTGCACAATGCCGGTCATGACAACCGGCATTCGATGGCGTTTCCCTGCCACTGA